A window of Zavarzinella sp. contains these coding sequences:
- a CDS encoding RHS repeat-associated core domain-containing protein: protein MLNRTCYGIVNEDRCSSITTRVDYKIDVFGNLVQQDTDTGLVVTERFAFEIVDTSPGITHSVHRRWTDLDGSNAIVTRYLDSLARSDGTDLEWLLTDRLGSITEMLDDTGAIVKELKWDAFGNIVNQSGSTSLGNIGFTGMFFDVATGLGFTKYRPYNFGLGQFIGEDPIGFDAGDANLRRYVRNNGLNGTDLSGLEFDIVELQKELSVLIGNLIEEPNIVNRVYYRMRIKIVFTQIATEWDRILSRPYQGNNIPVSTILTKPDRNKKPNINWYLNNFSLAGPLTINPEDEAFYKKIDNVIESIHAEFKRLGDPAFLEREAASENLNDLLYSIYKSAPAWFDELINKYLQHDDPEVGTRTAALRDNVLNTFIRVHGIKFKENNWDIYSISLSVQAWGDSEMVRRYTNLLVRTVKDRRVAFQDKRAAIDALRRYDYSIIALREYYYQHVH, encoded by the coding sequence TTGTTGAATCGCACTTGTTACGGCATCGTAAACGAAGACCGGTGCAGTTCAATAACAACACGGGTGGATTACAAAATTGATGTCTTTGGCAACCTGGTACAACAGGATACCGATACCGGTTTGGTAGTCACGGAGCGGTTTGCATTTGAAATTGTCGATACCTCCCCAGGGATTACCCATTCAGTGCACCGTCGTTGGACAGATTTGGATGGTAGTAATGCGATTGTTACCCGCTATCTTGATAGCCTTGCTCGCAGTGATGGCACCGATCTGGAATGGTTATTGACCGACCGCCTCGGCAGTATCACAGAAATGCTGGATGATACCGGAGCGATTGTCAAAGAACTGAAATGGGATGCCTTTGGCAATATCGTCAACCAGTCCGGCAGTACCTCACTGGGGAACATTGGCTTTACTGGAATGTTCTTTGATGTGGCGACTGGTCTCGGCTTCACCAAATACCGCCCTTATAACTTCGGCCTCGGCCAGTTCATCGGCGAAGACCCGATTGGATTTGATGCGGGTGACGCGAATCTGAGAAGGTATGTGAGGAATAATGGGCTGAATGGCACGGATTTGAGTGGGTTAGAATTTGATATAGTCGAACTACAAAAAGAATTGAGCGTGTTGATTGGCAATCTGATTGAAGAACCAAACATAGTAAACCGCGTCTATTATAGAATGAGAATCAAGATTGTATTTACGCAGATAGCAACTGAATGGGATCGAATCCTTAGTAGACCATATCAGGGCAACAATATCCCTGTCTCAACAATTCTAACAAAACCAGACAGAAATAAAAAGCCAAACATTAATTGGTATTTAAATAATTTTTCTTTGGCCGGGCCACTAACAATAAATCCTGAAGATGAAGCCTTTTATAAGAAAATTGATAATGTCATAGAATCAATTCACGCTGAATTCAAAAGACTAGGCGACCCAGCTTTTCTTGAAAGAGAAGCGGCATCAGAAAATCTGAATGATTTATTGTACTCGATTTACAAATCTGCACCTGCCTGGTTCGATGAGCTGATTAATAAATATTTACAGCATGATGATCCAGAAGTAGGCACGCGCACTGCAGCACTTCGTGACAATGTGCTTAACACGTTCATAAGAGTCCATGGTATAAAATTTAAGGAAAACAACTGGGACATCTATAGCATATCGCTGAGTGTGCAAGCGTGGGGCGATAGTGAAATGGTTCGCCGCTACACAAACTTGCTAGTTAGAACAGTTAAAGATCGCAGAGTAGCATTTCAAGATAAGCGTGCCGCAATAGATGCATTGAGACGCTACGACTATTCTATTATCGCACTTAGAGAATACTATTATCAACACGTGCACTAG
- a CDS encoding DUF3221 domain-containing protein: MRSNIVILALMCLVSGFSHGAEKISVTGPAKNIRITDEKGLTGSFLCDGERNPAFEYDKASVRVNEKTKILRLQGDKLVPATLKDLKEGGQVDVWLVGPVAESYPVQGTAGKIVIK, encoded by the coding sequence GTGCGCAGCAATATCGTAATATTGGCATTAATGTGTTTGGTTAGCGGGTTCTCCCACGGTGCAGAGAAAATTTCGGTTACCGGGCCCGCGAAGAATATTCGCATCACCGATGAAAAAGGGCTCACCGGTTCCTTTCTTTGCGATGGTGAGCGCAATCCCGCCTTTGAATACGACAAAGCGAGTGTGCGGGTGAACGAAAAGACCAAAATTCTGCGTCTGCAAGGCGACAAACTGGTCCCAGCCACCTTGAAAGATCTGAAAGAAGGTGGGCAGGTTGATGTATGGCTGGTCGGCCCAGTGGCAGAATCGTATCCGGTCCAGGGCACCGCGGGCAAAATAGTCATCAAATAA
- a CDS encoding peptidylprolyl isomerase yields the protein MNRWTRMLFASIAATGLTATTYAQTPPMLPPPAGTPAAPTGPVAIVHGKEISAAAVERALRPVDPSKREMAKKEVVNFLVENALVDLYLEMLKVSVETKDVDTQLAAFKAEVTKAKQDYAKVLQDLAITEPELKTEIQNQLKWDKFVDTQATPETLKAFFSGNSEMFDGSEVKAKHILVGCKPEDATARTEAKTKITAIRAALIKQAEEMCAKQPAESDPIRKERQRQLCYEMTFAAWAKEHSTCPSKTDGGDLGMFRRIGVMVEPFAKVAFAQKPYDVSEPVETDFGYHLILVTQQTRGSSEV from the coding sequence ATGAACCGCTGGACCCGAATGCTGTTTGCCAGCATTGCCGCAACTGGCTTGACTGCAACAACTTACGCACAAACACCTCCCATGTTGCCTCCACCTGCAGGGACTCCCGCAGCACCCACGGGACCAGTGGCGATTGTGCACGGCAAAGAAATTTCTGCAGCAGCAGTCGAACGTGCGCTGCGTCCGGTGGATCCCAGCAAGCGGGAAATGGCAAAAAAAGAAGTGGTCAATTTTCTGGTGGAAAATGCACTGGTCGACCTTTATCTGGAAATGCTGAAAGTTTCCGTTGAAACCAAAGATGTGGATACCCAACTGGCAGCCTTCAAAGCAGAAGTAACCAAAGCCAAGCAGGATTACGCCAAAGTGTTGCAGGATCTGGCAATCACCGAACCAGAACTGAAAACCGAAATTCAGAACCAGTTGAAATGGGATAAATTTGTCGATACCCAGGCCACTCCGGAAACCCTGAAAGCCTTCTTCAGCGGTAATTCGGAAATGTTTGATGGTAGCGAAGTCAAAGCCAAACACATTCTGGTGGGCTGTAAACCGGAAGATGCCACCGCACGCACCGAAGCGAAAACGAAAATCACTGCCATTCGTGCAGCACTGATTAAGCAGGCAGAGGAAATGTGTGCCAAGCAACCCGCTGAAAGCGATCCAATTCGCAAAGAACGCCAGCGTCAATTGTGCTATGAAATGACCTTTGCTGCGTGGGCCAAAGAACATTCCACCTGCCCATCGAAAACCGACGGTGGCGACCTGGGAATGTTTCGCCGGATTGGTGTGATGGTGGAACCATTTGCGAAAGTGGCATTTGCCCAGAAGCCTTATGATGTCAGCGAACCAGTGGAAACCGACTTTGGCTATCACCTGATTCTGGTGACCCAGCAAACCAGGGGAAGCAGTGAAGTTTGA
- a CDS encoding amino acid-binding ACT — MMSFKMDRVHIWSVEVPDNSNKIVEILGKLDDANADLEYVETEKCPDNPGCSLLCVAPIVGAEQMEAAREAGLHEVQNPVVMRVVGDDTAGLAHRIKHAWAQAGIHLHSAMMTSVGEKFVGYITFDTVDDGNRAAIILAEVGIQQPA; from the coding sequence ATGATGAGCTTCAAAATGGATCGTGTCCACATCTGGTCTGTCGAAGTCCCAGACAACAGTAACAAAATTGTGGAAATTCTTGGCAAACTGGACGATGCCAACGCTGATTTGGAGTATGTTGAAACGGAAAAATGCCCGGATAATCCGGGCTGTAGTCTTTTATGTGTCGCACCGATCGTAGGTGCGGAGCAGATGGAAGCTGCTCGTGAAGCGGGTCTGCATGAAGTGCAGAACCCCGTGGTAATGCGGGTGGTGGGCGATGATACAGCAGGTTTGGCCCACCGGATTAAACATGCGTGGGCCCAGGCGGGCATCCACCTGCACAGTGCAATGATGACTTCCGTCGGTGAAAAATTCGTCGGCTATATCACCTTCGACACCGTCGATGATGGCAACCGTGCGGCGATTATTCTGGCAGAAGTGGGCATTCAGCAACCCGCATAA
- a CDS encoding hemolysin III family protein, whose protein sequence is MFRDPVSASTHLFALPILVVAGLFLLRFSRTPQSRFLNTIYIISAIILYTASGTYHAYVGSTACMDFLQKVDLSAIFIFITGTTTPIIGYLLPRFRRQFLITIWSICFIGIASVWLFPKPPYGLIVGQYALLGVGSLVMAVVMGMRANWHQMKWLVGGGSIYLLGAFCDAMKWPKLYPGVFSTHELMHCTDLLGTIFHYVFILQMTTEMKQITPAHKAAHTEEYEPEVLVPQQC, encoded by the coding sequence ATGTTTCGAGATCCTGTTTCTGCAAGCACTCACCTGTTTGCACTGCCGATTCTGGTTGTCGCTGGGCTGTTTTTACTGCGGTTTTCCCGCACCCCTCAGTCCAGATTTCTGAACACCATTTACATCATCAGTGCGATTATCCTGTATACCGCCAGTGGCACCTACCACGCATACGTGGGCAGCACTGCCTGCATGGATTTTCTGCAAAAAGTCGATCTGAGTGCGATTTTCATTTTTATTACGGGCACCACCACCCCAATTATTGGCTACCTGCTCCCACGATTTCGCAGGCAGTTTCTCATTACCATCTGGTCCATCTGTTTCATCGGCATCGCCAGCGTATGGCTGTTTCCCAAGCCACCCTATGGGCTGATTGTGGGGCAATATGCCTTGCTTGGCGTAGGTTCGCTGGTGATGGCAGTAGTGATGGGCATGCGGGCCAACTGGCACCAGATGAAATGGCTGGTCGGCGGGGGCAGCATTTACCTGCTTGGTGCCTTCTGCGATGCGATGAAATGGCCCAAACTTTACCCGGGGGTCTTCAGTACCCACGAATTAATGCACTGCACCGACCTGCTAGGCACCATCTTTCACTATGTCTTCATTCTGCAAATGACCACCGAAATGAAGCAAATCACTCCAGCGCACAAAGCGGCCCACACAGAAGAGTACGAACCGGAAGTGCTGGTGCCCCAGCAGTGCTAA